The Streptomyces sp. NBC_01276 genome contains the following window.
TCGTCCGGCAGGTCGAAGTCCTGACCGCCCTGGCCGCCCGCGGGGAGCCCGAACGGGTTGCCGGCGGCGGCGGGCTCGATCGCCTGCGGGCCCTGCTCGCGCCGGGCCGCTGCCGCGGCCTCCTCTTCCTTGCGCTTCATCGGGTTGCCGCTCTTGCGCTTGCCCTTGGCCTGCTTGACCTGCTTCTTCTGCCGGCCGGGGCCGCCGCCCATCCCGGGGATGCCGGGCATGCCAGGCATGCCGCCGCCCTGGGCCATGCGGGACATCATCTTGCGGGCCTCGAAGAACCGCTCGACCAGCGACTTGACGGCGCTGACCTCGACGCCGGAGCCCTTGGCGATGCGGGCGCGGCGGGAGCCGTTGATGATGTGCGGGTCCTGGCGCTCGGCCGGGGTCATCGACTTGATGATCGCGGCGGTGCGGTCCACGTCGCGCTCGTCGATGTTGTTGATCTGGTCCTTGATCTGCCCCATGCCCGGGAGCATGCCGAGGAGCTTGGAGATGGAGCCCATCTTGCGGACCTGCTCCATCTGGGCCAGGAAGTCGTCGAGCGTGAACTCCTTGGGGCCCTTGGCGAGCTTGGCCGCCATCTTCTCGGCCTCGGCCTGCGAGAAGGTCTTCTCGGCCTGCTCGATGAGGGTGAGCATGTCACCCATGTCGAGGATCCGGCCCGCCATGCGGTCGGGGTGGAAGGCGTCGAACTCGTCGAGCTTCTCGCCGTTCGAGGCGAACATGATCTGCTTGCCGGTGACGTGCGCGATGGAGAGCGCGGCACCGCCGCGGGCGTCGCCGTCGAGCTTGGACAGCACCACGCCGTCGAAGCCGACGCCGTCGCGGAAGGCTTCCGCGGTGTTGACCGCGTCCTGGCCGATCATCGCGTCGACGACGAAGAGGATCTCGTCGGGGCTGACGGCGTCGCGGATGTCCGCGGCCTGCTGCATCAGCTCCTGGTCGATGCCGAGGCGGCCGGCGGTGTCGACGATGACGATGTCGTGCTGCTTGGTGCGGGCGTACTCGACGGAGTCCTTGGCCACCTGGACCGGGTCTCCGACGCCGTTGCCGGGCTGGGGCGCGTAGACCGCGACACCGGCGCGCTCGGCGACCACGGAGAGCTGGTTGACGGCGTTGGGGCGCTGGAGGTCGCACGCGACGAGGAGCGGGGTGTGGCCCTGCCCCTTGAGCCAGAGGCCGAGCTTTCCGGCGAGGGTGGTCTTACCGGCACCCTGGAGACCGGCCAGCATGATCACGGTGGGCGCGGTCTTGGCGAAGCGCAGCCGGCGGGTCTCGCCGCCGAGGATGGAGACCAGCTCGTCGTTGACGATCTTGAGGACCTGCTGGCCGGGGTTCAGCGCCTTGCTGACCTCCTCGCCACGGGCCCTTTCCTTGACGTTCGCGATGAAGGAGCGGACGACGGGAAGCGCGACGTCGGCCTCGAGGAGGGCGATACGGATTTCCCGCGCCGCAGCGTCGATGTCCTGCTCGGAGAGGCGGCCTTTGCCCCGGAGGGACTTGAAGGTCGCGCTGAGGCGGTCGGAAAGCGTATCGAACACGGTGGTCGCGATTCCTCGGGTCGGGGGCGTGGTGGTCGTCCCCCAGGGTATCGGGCCACGCCGCCTGCCCGGCCCTGCGGGAGGCAATCCCCTGCCCGCACCCGCCCCGGCTCCCCGGGGGCGGAGCGGGGGCGGACCCCGGGGAAGCCGGAAGGGACCCGGGACAGGGCCCGGGACGGGGCCCTAGGAAAGGGCCGTCTCCACCGCGGCGGCCAGGGCCGCGGCGTCGGCCCGGGACAGTGGTTTGCCGTCGGTGTCGACCACGTACAGGGTGTCCACCGCGTTGGCGCCCAGCGTAGAGACGTGGGCGCTGCGCACCCGGACCCCGTGGGACTCCAGCGCGTGCCCGATGCGGTGCAGCAGCCCCACCGCGTCGGGCGCCCGCACCTCCAGCACGGTGGCCAGCGAGGAGACGTCGGGGACGACGGTGACCCGGGGCGGCGGCGGGACCACCCCGCGCCGCCTCGGGTACGCCGCCTCGCGGTCGGCCAGCCGCGCCGGGACGTCCAGCGAGCCGTCCAGCGCCCGGACCAGGTCGGTCCGCAGCCGGGCGGCCTCCGGCAGGGCCCCGTACTCGGCGGCCACCCGCCAGCGCAGCACCAGGGCCTCCCCCAGCCGGTCCGGCAGCTCCAGGAAGCGCAGCTCGGCCGCCCGCACGGTCAGCCGGTGCAGCGCCAGGACCCCGGCCGCCGCCGGGAGCACCCCCGGCTGGTCGGGGACGGCGACGACGAGCTCGACCCCGACGGCTTCGTCCTCCTCGCGGCGCGCGTGCAGCGCGAGCACCGGCTCCCCGGTGCGCAGGGCCTCCACCGCCAGGCGTTCCTGTTCGGTGGTCGGGATGTCCAGCTCGGAGGCGTCGGGCGGGGAGCCGCTGAGGACGGCGGCGACCCGGGCCACGAGGTCGGCCACGAGGGAGCCCCGCCAGGTGCTCCAGGCGGCGGGGCCCGTGGCGAGCGCGTCGGCCTCGGTGAGGGCGTGCAGGATCTCCAGGGTGCCGGTCGAGCCGACGGCCGTCGCCACCGCCTTCACGGTGGCGGGGTCGTCGAGGTCGCGCCGGGTCGCGGTGTCGACCAGCAGCAGGTGGTGGCGCACGAGGGTGCCGAGCACGGCGACGTCCTCGGGGTCGAAGCCCACCCGGGCGGCCATGTCGCGGGCGATGGTCTCGCCGGCGACCGAGTGGTCCCCGGGCCAGCCCTTGCCGATGTCGTGCAGCAGGGCCGCCATCAGCAGCAGGTCGGGCCGGCTCACCCGGCGGGTCAGGGCCGAGGCCCGCACGGCCGTCTCGATCAGGTGCCGGTCCACCGTCCAGGTGTGCACGGGATTGCGCTGGGGCCGGCAGCGCACCCGCTCCCAGTCGGGGAGGAGCCGGGTGATCAGCCCCTCGGCCTCCAGCGCCTCCCAGACCGCCACGGTGGGCTCCCCGGCACCCAGCAGGGTGAGCAGCTGTTCCCGGGCCTCCGCCGGCCAGGGCACGGGCAGCGGCCGGGCCCGGTCCGCGAGGCGGCGTACGGCGTGCAGCGAGACGGGCAGGCCCGCCTGGGCGGCTGCCGCGCCGAAGCGCAGGGGCAGGACCGGGTCTCGCTCGGGCCGGGCGGCCAGGGCCAGCACGGCCTCCCCGTCGGACTCCACGACGCCCTCGGCCAGCGGTGCCCGTTCGGCGGCGGGCGCGCCACGGGTGCCGAGGAGCCCGCGCAGCCGGGGCCGGGCGGTCCGGGCCCGCAGCACCCGGCCGACCTCGCGCCAGGTGACGTCGCCCGCGTAGGAGATCACCCGGGCGGCCTCGTACACCTCGCGGAGCAGGGCGTCGGCGTCGAGCAGCCCCAGCCGGGCGGCGACCTGGGGCTGCTCCTGGAGGGAGAGCCGGTCGGTGGCCCGGCCGGTGACCAGGTGCAGCGCGTCCCGGGCGTCGAGCAGCCGCCGCCGGGCGTCGGCCAGTCCCTCGCGCGGGGCGTCGGCCAGCCAGGACGCGGCGACGGCCCGCAGGGCGGTGGCGTCGCGCAGTCCGCCGCGGGCCTCCTTCAGGTCGGGTTCCAGCAGGAAGCGCAGCTCCCCGGCCCGCTCGGCGCGTTCCCGGCACAGATCGTGCAGCTGCGGGAGCCGTTTGACGGCC
Protein-coding sequences here:
- the ffh gene encoding signal recognition particle protein encodes the protein MFDTLSDRLSATFKSLRGKGRLSEQDIDAAAREIRIALLEADVALPVVRSFIANVKERARGEEVSKALNPGQQVLKIVNDELVSILGGETRRLRFAKTAPTVIMLAGLQGAGKTTLAGKLGLWLKGQGHTPLLVACDLQRPNAVNQLSVVAERAGVAVYAPQPGNGVGDPVQVAKDSVEYARTKQHDIVIVDTAGRLGIDQELMQQAADIRDAVSPDEILFVVDAMIGQDAVNTAEAFRDGVGFDGVVLSKLDGDARGGAALSIAHVTGKQIMFASNGEKLDEFDAFHPDRMAGRILDMGDMLTLIEQAEKTFSQAEAEKMAAKLAKGPKEFTLDDFLAQMEQVRKMGSISKLLGMLPGMGQIKDQINNIDERDVDRTAAIIKSMTPAERQDPHIINGSRRARIAKGSGVEVSAVKSLVERFFEARKMMSRMAQGGGMPGMPGIPGMGGGPGRQKKQVKQAKGKRKSGNPMKRKEEEAAAAARREQGPQAIEPAAAGNPFGLPAGGQGGQDFDLPDEFKKFMK
- a CDS encoding [protein-PII] uridylyltransferase, giving the protein MTSVEETTDGTGDDRPDGSGPSGYAAARLRLLQEESRSGPSRRSALSALSDHWLSALFAQAVRETGVRGAALVAVGGYGRAELSPRSDLDLLLLHDGKAEPRALGVLADRLWYPVWDLGLALDHSVRTPGEARKTAAEDLKAHLGLLDARLVAGDAGLLAGLRTSVLADWRNQAVKRLPQLHDLCRERAERAGELRFLLEPDLKEARGGLRDATALRAVAASWLADAPREGLADARRRLLDARDALHLVTGRATDRLSLQEQPQVAARLGLLDADALLREVYEAARVISYAGDVTWREVGRVLRARTARPRLRGLLGTRGAPAAERAPLAEGVVESDGEAVLALAARPERDPVLPLRFGAAAAQAGLPVSLHAVRRLADRARPLPVPWPAEAREQLLTLLGAGEPTVAVWEALEAEGLITRLLPDWERVRCRPQRNPVHTWTVDRHLIETAVRASALTRRVSRPDLLLMAALLHDIGKGWPGDHSVAGETIARDMAARVGFDPEDVAVLGTLVRHHLLLVDTATRRDLDDPATVKAVATAVGSTGTLEILHALTEADALATGPAAWSTWRGSLVADLVARVAAVLSGSPPDASELDIPTTEQERLAVEALRTGEPVLALHARREEDEAVGVELVVAVPDQPGVLPAAAGVLALHRLTVRAAELRFLELPDRLGEALVLRWRVAAEYGALPEAARLRTDLVRALDGSLDVPARLADREAAYPRRRGVVPPPPRVTVVPDVSSLATVLEVRAPDAVGLLHRIGHALESHGVRVRSAHVSTLGANAVDTLYVVDTDGKPLSRADAAALAAAVETALS